A single region of the Cetobacterium ceti genome encodes:
- a CDS encoding phage holin family protein: MKEYIQWFTHLFTWENFLAGIIPVMTFLNGFLGGYDDLLDCFIWLVIADYITGLLKAGKCHSLSSRIGKIGIVKKFLMLLMIGICHKLDLAFNLNGALGVRTLMITLLIGEELISLAENLDTLGFPIFKKIRDRLLQNKKI; encoded by the coding sequence ATGAAAGAATACATTCAGTGGTTCACACATTTATTTACGTGGGAAAATTTCCTTGCTGGGATAATTCCTGTTATGACCTTCTTAAATGGATTTTTAGGGGGTTATGATGATTTACTTGATTGTTTCATATGGTTAGTCATTGCTGACTATATAACGGGGCTTTTAAAGGCGGGAAAGTGCCATTCTTTATCAAGTCGAATAGGGAAAATTGGGATTGTAAAAAAATTCTTAATGTTGCTAATGATTGGTATTTGCCACAAGCTGGATTTAGCCTTCAATTTAAACGGAGCTTTAGGAGTTAGAACTTTAATGATAACATTGCTAATTGGTGAGGAGTTAATTTCTCTAGCTGAAAATTTAGATACTTTAGGTTTTCCAATTTTTAAAAAAATAAGAGATAGACTTTTACAAAATAAAAAAATTTAA
- a CDS encoding lysozyme — protein sequence MKIGKNGLDLIKQEEGLRLKAYKCQAGVLTIGYGHTRGVKENDVITEEQAEKLLIEDLAESEKWVNKLVKVPLSQNQFDALVSFVFNLGAGALQDSTLLKNLNQGQYYQASQEFKWWRKAGGEVLEILMRRRFRERDLFNSYPNFLKTQLGNWRVEYN from the coding sequence ATGAAAATAGGTAAAAATGGATTAGATTTGATAAAACAAGAGGAGGGACTAAGATTAAAAGCTTACAAATGCCAAGCGGGTGTTTTAACCATAGGATACGGGCACACAAGGGGAGTAAAAGAAAATGATGTAATTACAGAGGAACAAGCGGAGAAATTGCTTATAGAGGATTTAGCGGAGTCTGAGAAGTGGGTTAATAAACTTGTTAAAGTTCCTTTGAGCCAAAACCAATTCGACGCATTAGTTTCTTTTGTTTTTAATTTGGGTGCTGGAGCATTACAAGATTCAACTTTATTAAAAAATTTAAACCAGGGGCAATATTACCAAGCCTCACAAGAGTTCAAATGGTGGAGAAAGGCTGGAGGGGAAGTTTTAGAGATATTAATGAGGAGAAGATTTAGAGAAAGAGATCTTTTTAACTCTTATCCTAATTTTTTAAAAACACAGTTGGGGAACTGGAGAGTTGAATATAATTAA